In the genome of Paramisgurnus dabryanus chromosome 18, PD_genome_1.1, whole genome shotgun sequence, one region contains:
- the LOC135721334 gene encoding proteinase-activated receptor 1-like, which translates to MTSPIRSSDFIVEKLNTTHPCNSTDLGADKLNKTTQNVVTYSISKKAVHFLKSLLVTRVMPSFYILLFLISLPLNALALVTFTCKIKEKKPAVIYMSNLACVDLLFTLLLPLKIHYHLNGSDWVFGEVACRVLSAAFYCYMYCSILLMMCMSVDRLLAVVFPVVSLTWRTTRNSAYVCALVWLLALAGTVPLLSITQTLDIEHVGMTCHDALRHEDNEDQMYMHMFSLLSCLYFFLPLVITLACYSAIIYALSVKSGRLASSTSDKRGRAVIMTITTMIEFVVCFAASNAILLYHCVVLITGGISGEGNASYMAYMLAVCAGSSSVFLDPLLYYYGSSQCRQQIRSVFWWKKTKRATKLSNTPELCI; encoded by the exons ATGACGTCACCCATCCGTTCCTCAGATTTTATAG TGGAAAAGCTCAACACTACACATCCATGTAACAGCACTGATCTGGGTGCagataaattaaacaaaactacACAGAACGTGGTGACATACTCCATCTCAAAGAAAGCTGTGCATTTCCTCAAAAGCCTGCTGGTCACACGTGTCATGCCCTCTTTCTAcatcctcctcttcctcattaGTTTGCCTCTAAACGCATTGGCCCTGGTGACGTTCACCTGTAAGATTAAAGAAAAGAAACCGGCTGTGATCTACATGTCAAACCTGGCGTGTGTGGATCTGCTCTTCACCCTGCTGCTTCCTCTGAAGATCCACTATCATCTGAACGGATCTGATTGGGTGTTTGGTGAGGTGGCGTGTCGTGTGCTAAGCGCTGCTTTCTACTGCTACATGTACTGCTCCATACTGCTGATGATGTGCATGAGTGTGGACAGACTGCTGGCTGTGGTTTTCCCTGTCGTCTCTTTGACCTGGCGGACAACGAGGAATTCTGCTTATGTTTGTGCGCTGGTCTGGTTGCTGGCACTCGCTGGCACGGTCCCACTTCTCTCTATAACGCAAACATTGGACATCGAACATGTGGGCATGACCTGCCATGATGCATTGCGTCACGAAGACAATGAAGATCAGATGTACATGCACATGTTCTCTCTTCTGTCCTGTCTTTACTTCTTTCTGCCGCTGGTCATCACTTTGGCGTGTTACTCTGCTATTATATATGCACTCAGTGTCAAATCTGGTCGTTTAGCATCATCAACCTCAGATAAACGAGGAAGAGCCGTGATTATGACTATTACCACAATGATAGAGTTTGTGGTTTGCTTTGCAGCAAGTAATGCTATCCTGTTGTACCACTGTGTTGTTTTGATCACAGGAGGCATCAGCGGGGAGGGAAACGCATCATATATGGCTTACATGTTAGCTGTGTGTGCAGGGAGCTCAAGTGTTTTTCTGGATCCTCTGCTGTACTACTATGGGTCGTCTCAGTGCAGACAGCAGATCAGGTCTGTGTTTTGGTGGAAGAAAACAAAAAGAGCTACAAAGTTATCGAACACTCCTGAGCTGTGCATATAA
- the LOC135721817 gene encoding proteinase-activated receptor 1-like, translated as MKLLNTAHLSNNTDLEAVKLNKTTQNLMAFFISGDAVLFLKGLLVTRVMPSFYILLFLISLPLNALALVTFTCKIKEKKPAVIYMSNLACVDLLFTLLLPLKIHYHLNGSDWVFGEVACRVLSAAFYCYMYCSILLMMCISVDRLLAVVFPIASLTWRTTRNSAYVCALVWLLALAGTGPLLLITQTLNIKDLGITCHDALHHEDPADQMYMNLFSILSCLYFFLPLLITLACYSSIIYALSVKSGRLATSSSTSDKWRRAVIMTIATMIEFVVCFAPANIILLYHCVLLITGGVSGEGNASYMAYMLAVCAGSSSVFLDPLLYYYGSSQCRKQIRSVLRRKKTKVQSYTVTKLSNTTELSIQTESC; from the coding sequence ATGAAACTGCTCAACACTGCACATTTGAGCAACAACACTGATCTGGAAGCagtgaaattaaacaaaactacACAAAACTTGATGGCATTCTTCATCTCAGGTGATGCTGTGCTCTTCCTCAAAGGCCTGCTGGTCACACGTGTCATGCCCTCTTTCTAcatcctcctcttcctcattaGTTTGCCTCTAAACGCATTGGCCCTGGTGACGTTCACCTGTAAGATTAAAGAAAAGAAACCGGCTGTGATCTACATGTCAAACCTGGCGTGTGTGGATCTGCTCTTCACCCTGCTGCTTCCTCTGAAGATCCACTATCATCTGAACGGATCTGATTGGGTGTTTGGTGAGGTTGCGTGTCGCGTGCTAAGCGCTGCTTTCTACTGCTACATGTACTGCTCCATACTGCTGATGATGTGTATAAGTGTGGACAGACTGCTGGCTGTGGTTTTCCCCATCGCCTCTCTGACCTGGAGGACAACGAGAAATTCTGCTTACGTTTGTGCGCTGGTCTGGTTGCTGGCACTTGCTGGTACAGGGCCACTTCTCCTAATAACACAAACATTAAACATCAAGGATTTGGGCATCACCTGCCACGATGCATTGCATCATGAAGACCCAGCAGATCAGATGTACATGAACCTGTTTTCCATTCTGTCCTGTCTTTACTTCTTCCTGCCGCTGCTCATCACTTTGGCGTGTTACTCTAGTATTATATATGCACTTAGTGTCAAATCTGGTCGCTTAGCAACATCATCATCAACCTCAGATAAATGGAGGAGAGCCGTGATTATGACTATTGCCACAATGATAGAGTTTGTGGTTTGTTTTGCACCAGCCAATATAATCCTGTTGTACCACTGTGTTCTTCTGATCACAGGAGGCGTCAGCGGGGAGGGAAACGCATCATATATGGCTTACATGTTAGCTGTGTGTGCAGGGAGCTCAAGTGTTTTTCTGGATCCTCTGCTGTATTACTATGGGTCGTCTCAGTGCAGAAAGCAGATCAGATCTGTGTTGAGGAGGAAGAAAACAAAAGTACAAAGCTACACAGTTACAAAGTTATCAAACACTACTGAGCTGAGCATACAAACAGAATCATGTTAA